Proteins encoded together in one Porites lutea chromosome 2, jaPorLute2.1, whole genome shotgun sequence window:
- the LOC140925924 gene encoding piezo-type mechanosensitive ion channel component 2-like, whose translation MSSPLVCTLLFRWILPLVLLGACCFRFNGFSFIYLCCLLAIPLLPNPSRAVASTSHFQKALLGLSVFALMAQIIFQIVLGALPPYGHFFPNCSTYERLTRQIGLSRFDGVPALDIFRIIVPDVVFNQLLTTSSTYSTAHQSIT comes from the exons ATGTCTTCACCTTTAGTTTGTACGCTTTTATTCAGATGGATTCTTCCACTAGTCTTGTTAGGAG CTTGTTGTTTCAGATTCAATGGCTTTTCTTTTATATATTTGTGTTGTCTTCTGGCTATTCCTCTTTTACCTAATCCATCAAGAG CTGTGGCTTCCACAAGTCATTTCCAGAAAGCTTTGTTGGGCTTATCAGTGTTTGCCTTAATGGCACAGATTATTTTCCAGATTGTTCTGGGAGCTCTTCCACCATATGGTCATTTCTTTCCAAACT GTTCCACTTATGAAAGGCTGACTCGGCAAATTGGCTTGAGCAG atttGATGGTGTTCCAGCTCTTGATATCTTCAGGATTATTGTGCCTGATGTGGTG TTTAATCAGCTCCTCACCACTTCATCAACATACTCCACAGCACATCAGAGCATCACCTGA